The Deltaproteobacteria bacterium genomic interval ATGGCAGAAAACGCAGCGCCGATTGGTAACCTGAAAGAACAAAACCTCGAGTCTATCTGGCGAGGCGCTGCCATGACAAGGCTCCGTGAAGCACACGCCAACCACAACTACGAAAATCAGCCCACCTGCCAGGTATGCCCCGCTGTGCGCCCAAGATTGCCTCTGGTGATTGGCGCCATGGCACTGCGCGGAACCACCGTTCGTAAACTGATGACCTACACAGAAAAGCTCGCCTCCTCCCGCCCGGAGTTGCTACGAGAGCGAGACAATCGTGACGTGAAGTAAGTAGATTTGGTTCCTGTGAATCCTTTCCACTATTTCCACACACGCCGCCGAGCCAGTATAACTTTCTATTTCGCACCAACATGTTGAGGACCACCGGCGTTTTATTTTGGGAATCATCCGCAAAATCACGCGACTTAACGTCCTCTAATATGCGTAGCCTGCTTAATGGCTACTATAGACAGCTGCCACTTGGGAGTGCCTTACAACAAGCATGGACATCATCTGGTTCTTCCTGCCCACTGCAGGCAACCTACCAACTCACAAAACCAATGCACACAAGCAAACAGGTGGTTACTACCACTCTCTTATTGGAGCCTTCGAATGCTTCATCTTACTCTACCCTCTCCTGAACTTGCTCCTATGCAAGACGCACCACCTCATCGTCGATTCGCAATCTAGATTTCAGCATCGAGCCCTCGCTTTCTCAGCGGCTCTTATCTTAGCTTTTAAAGAGGCATAAAGAATGCCAGCCTAGGCGATTCGCTACTTTCCTGCCTTTAACAAGGTTTCGGAAACCTGTCCCCAAAGGGAGGGATTGATTCTTAAGTTACAAACGAAAGAGGAGAGTTATCGAAACCCCAACCAGTTCACCATTGCGGATTAATTATCACCAATAAACAAACTATTGAACAGCTGCTGCGCTACATCCTGGTTACCATTGCTTTGCCTGGTAGATACAACTTTTCGAGTACTGGAAGTTTGTAATAAGAGTCTTTCACCGAAATAACCCACACGCAGCGGACGTTTACTTTCAGAAAACAAACTTCGCCCCCAATACCCTGGCGGAATGGTTAAATCTTGAAGATGTAAAATCGTCGGGGCCAAATCAATTTGAGAAGCCAACGGTTGCAACGGCAGGGTTGGGAGTTTTCTTGGTGACAAGAAAATAAGCGGTATGCGACATAAAGGGTCCATATCTACTTTTGGCACCTGCGACAAAGTTACCGAAGGAGGACGGCAATGGTCAGCTGTTAGTATGACCAAAATATCATCTGTCCAGTGTTCGCTGTTCTTAAGAGACTCCATAAACACTGCAACATCGTGATCATGATAAAAAAGATAGCTCAAAAGAACCCCAGCTTCGCCCCAGTCACTCAGCCATTCTGGAGGCTTTGGGTAACCCAGCTCCTTATAAAATGGTCGTTTACCTGGATGCGTATCGGTCGTTAACACTGTCGTAAATATCTTTTCATTCTTGTTTTCATCCAAAACCTCAAGAACTTCTCTAAAAACAAAATAATCCGGCACCCCGGCAAAGCTCAGATAGTTGCCCATTGATGGTTGCTTCGCAAAAGTCTCTTTCCCAATAATATTTTGAAACCCCAAGTTGAAAAGAATATTCAACTCGGGCGAATAATACTTGGAGTCGCCACGCACAAAAAATGTTTTAAAACCGTCTTTCACCAATTGACTCGATAGCGATTGCTCATAACCAATGGTTTTAGCTAAAAAGTGATTGGGGTGAGAGGTCAATGTTGCAAGTATGCCTTCTCGTGTTGGGGCGCAACTGGTCCAGTAATTGGTGTGAGCGAATTTACGAACCTCAGCGCCTGCATAAAACGGTGTCAAATCTTCTCTAAGGTGCGGATTATAACCTCCCATTAAATTCAATGAGAGTGACTCAGTGGTAACCAAGATGATTTTCCGAAAAGGCTTTAAACCAAGAGACTCTGGTTGACTGCGTCCAAGCCCCAACGAGAAATCTTCAATAATAGATTCCGCTTCTCCAGGCAGGCCCGTGCTTCTTGTCCAACTGTTATCGCGCGAAAATTGCCGAGAAATCCTGCCCAAAGGATGGTCAGTTAGATACCTTAATCGATCTTGAAGCTCCACTCGCAAAATTTCATCATCTACAATTGGCATGAGACCTTGGAAGTTTCTCTCAACAAGCCAGTAAGGCAACTGCAGAGTTACAATAACCCCACAGACAAAGCCCCATCGTAATAATGAGCCCAGTACAGAAGCTCGCTATAACGAAGCCGCAGAAGGCACCCGCGAAAACAAAAGACTTGTACCTAGTGTATCTCTAACCAACTTGCATCTGTCCGGATTCATGCATAATCTCAGTGAGCTATGACTCAGGCTTCGCATCTTGACCCAGTAACCTCACCCGAGGTGAATACCTCGTATTTGGTTCCGAGCATTTCTCTGATCATACCGGCGCATAATGAAAGTCGGAATCTTCTCGTTAATATTCCTTCCATTCTCAAAGCCGCGAGAGCGCTTTCAATAAAGCAAATCATCGTGGTGAACGACGGCAGCACCGATACCACGAAAGAGGATTTTGACGATTCCAGCCACCCGCTTCTCTCTTTTATCCATCACCCAACCAACCTCGGTCAATCTGCGGCAATCGCAAGCGGCTTAAAACATGTCACGACCAACCACGTAATGTTTCTCGATGGAGACTTCCAAATTGAGCTTGATACCATTCGACGAATGATTCAGTGCTATCAATTGGCAGTTGCTCAAAATCCCAGAAAGCTAACCATCCTTAAGGGACAACGAACTCAACGACCGGCACACAGAGCCCACGAGAATATAATCAGAAAATCAGGCAATCGATTATTACGGCTGTGTACAGGATTAAATATCCCAGACTTTGGCTGCACAACCGCCATCTACCCGAGCAAACTCCTAAGAGAACTCCCTAAGAACCTTCAATACTTTCATAGGTATCTACCCATTATAGCCCGCGCCAATGCACTGCCAACAATGTGTCCATTAGACTTTAAGAATTTTCGCTACCGTGAGATACCAAGGCGATTCGGCCAATCTCACTACCGGGTCACCAAATTTCTAGGTGCTCCCTATCAGGTTCTCCGCATCCTTCAATGGGCTCAAAAATATTCGAAGAGTAATAGAGCTTCTCTTCAAAACTGTCCTCCGCCAAGCTTGCACTCGGTCATCACCAGGCCCAATAAGTAATCTATGTGTGGATTTATTGGACTCATCAGCAAAGCCGTTCCCCGTTCTATAGCGGAAAATGTCTTTAGGACGGTCCTTAATGACCAACCCAATCGCGGGCCCGATAGTGATACCTTTTGGAGCGATGGGACCTGTCATTTAGTTCATCAGCTCATGGCCGTATCAGGCCATAAGGACGAGAATCAGCAACCCCTTCTCTTCGGCGATAACGCCATGGTCTACAATGGCGAATTCTTAAACCTAACCCAGTCCGCCCAAGCGCCAACAAGCTCTCTGGGTCCTCCCGATGGCTGGGAGTTTATTAAGCACTGGCAAGAAAAAC includes:
- a CDS encoding sulfatase-like hydrolase/transferase, whose amino-acid sequence is MPIVDDEILRVELQDRLRYLTDHPLGRISRQFSRDNSWTRSTGLPGEAESIIEDFSLGLGRSQPESLGLKPFRKIILVTTESLSLNLMGGYNPHLREDLTPFYAGAEVRKFAHTNYWTSCAPTREGILATLTSHPNHFLAKTIGYEQSLSSQLVKDGFKTFFVRGDSKYYSPELNILFNLGFQNIIGKETFAKQPSMGNYLSFAGVPDYFVFREVLEVLDENKNEKIFTTVLTTDTHPGKRPFYKELGYPKPPEWLSDWGEAGVLLSYLFYHDHDVAVFMESLKNSEHWTDDILVILTADHCRPPSVTLSQVPKVDMDPLCRIPLIFLSPRKLPTLPLQPLASQIDLAPTILHLQDLTIPPGYWGRSLFSESKRPLRVGYFGERLLLQTSSTRKVVSTRQSNGNQDVAQQLFNSLFIGDN
- a CDS encoding glycosyltransferase family 2 protein; translation: MTQASHLDPVTSPEVNTSYLVPSISLIIPAHNESRNLLVNIPSILKAARALSIKQIIVVNDGSTDTTKEDFDDSSHPLLSFIHHPTNLGQSAAIASGLKHVTTNHVMFLDGDFQIELDTIRRMIQCYQLAVAQNPRKLTILKGQRTQRPAHRAHENIIRKSGNRLLRLCTGLNIPDFGCTTAIYPSKLLRELPKNLQYFHRYLPIIARANALPTMCPLDFKNFRYREIPRRFGQSHYRVTKFLGAPYQVLRILQWAQKYSKSNRASLQNCPPPSLHSVITRPNK